A DNA window from Pleurodeles waltl isolate 20211129_DDA chromosome 12, aPleWal1.hap1.20221129, whole genome shotgun sequence contains the following coding sequences:
- the LOC138268177 gene encoding leukotriene B4 receptor 1-like, giving the protein MGFEPNATLGYDTTSTTKSSLTDTNGYLYPTIWYDSANTTLFAVTKATSAITSPVPVPLQYVLVPSLFLGVCFLLGIIGNGLVIYTILFQIGQRSFTVVLLLNMAAADFIALVTLPMWIHSLCDQWIYGLLFCKFLTYVIYLSMYASVFIMLISVHRFLAVLFPFVLLRWQKRTIIHGVILATWAIALVFASPVFVFRSTVERNGTVQCSGRIYSSVQQKLAILLLETLVGFVLPFCVLSVSYISILKRIQHLRSRKKIKTEKLIASVVISFFVCWFPYHIFNLLQVSSLLMEPSNPEAAVAVDKVVKAGNNIPGTFAFISSCLNPILYAFAAQSFRGGLKGTNFAKLFGQMTDDMLEKKSTKHCRVSDGSQSLQFS; this is encoded by the coding sequence ATGGGGTTTGAGCCAAACGCCACGCTTGGATATGACACAACCTCTACGACGAAGAGCAGTTTGACTGATACCAATGGGTATCTGTATCCCACAATTTGGTATGACTCAGCCAACACTACCTTATTCGCCGTCACCAAGGCTACTTCTGCCATCACCAGTCCGGTCCCGGTGCCGCTGCAGTATGTCCTGGTCCCCAGCCTGTTCCTCGGAGTCTGCTTTCTTCTTGGAATCATTGGGAATGGTTTGGTCATCTACACAATCCTGTTCCAGATTGGACAGCGCTCCTTTACAGTGGTGCTCTTGCTGAACATGGCAGCAGCTGACTTTATCGCCTTGGTCACACTGCCCATGTGGATCCATTCGCTGTGTGACCAGTGGATCTACGGGCTACTCTTCTGTAAGTTCTTGACCTATGTCATCTACCTCTCCATGTATGCCAGTGTCTTCATCATGCTGATCAGTGTCCACCGCTTCCTAGCTGTGCTGTTCCCATTTGTGCTCCTCCGCTGGCAGAAGAGGACTATAATTCATGGGGTCATATTGGCGACGTGGGCGATAGCACTGGTGTTTGCATCTCCTGTTTTTGTGTTCCGTTCAACAGTGGAGAGAAATGGCACAGTTCAGTGCTCAGGCAGGATCTACAGCTCTGTGCAACAAAAACTTGCAATCCTGCTGCTGGAGACCCTGGTGGGTTTTGTCCTTCCTTTCTGTGTGCTCTCAGTGTCCTATATCAGCATCCTGAAAAGGATCCAGCATTTGAGATCCAGAAAGAAGATCAAGACAGAGAAACTCATTGCAAGTGTGGTCATCTCGTTCTTCGTCTGCTGGTTTCCATACCATATCTTTAATCTGCTGCAGGTCTCCTCTTTGCTGATGGAACCATCCAATCCAGAGGCAGCTGTTGCTGTGGATAAAGTTGTCAAAGCAGGGAATAATATTCCTGGAACCTTTGCGTTTATCAGCAGCTGCCTGAACCCCATCCTGTATGCCTTTGCTGCACAAAGTTTCCGTGGGGGACTAAAGGGAACCAACTTTGCAAAACTTTTTGGCCAAATGACTGATGACATGCTGGAAAAGAAATCCACTAAACACTGCCGCGTCTCTGATGGCTCTCAGTCTCTGCAGTTCTCTTAG